A genomic segment from Tessaracoccus defluvii encodes:
- a CDS encoding thermonuclease family protein — protein MTGVIDGDTIDVEIDGRDQRIRIIGIDTPEREECGYQEAASAMQSLVQSREVRLEPDPTQDDVDQYGRLLRHVFTVDGVSVAEALIAQGLGREYTYSAAYTYLDRHVAAETAAAQASLGVWGGGCDPEPIAPLVSGEEEPEGECLIKGNISRKKEKIYHVPGQRHYEETQIDEYNGEMWFCTEQEARDAGWRKSKR, from the coding sequence GTGACCGGCGTCATCGACGGCGACACCATCGACGTCGAGATCGACGGCCGCGACCAGCGGATCCGGATCATCGGCATCGACACCCCGGAACGCGAGGAGTGCGGCTACCAGGAGGCGGCCAGCGCCATGCAGTCGCTCGTGCAGTCCCGCGAGGTCCGGCTCGAACCCGACCCGACGCAGGACGACGTCGACCAGTACGGCCGCCTGCTGCGCCACGTGTTCACCGTCGACGGCGTCAGCGTCGCGGAGGCGCTGATCGCCCAGGGGCTCGGCCGCGAGTACACCTACTCGGCGGCCTACACCTACCTCGATCGCCACGTCGCAGCCGAGACGGCGGCGGCACAGGCCTCCCTCGGGGTGTGGGGCGGGGGCTGCGACCCGGAACCGATCGCCCCGCTGGTCTCCGGGGAGGAGGAGCCGGAGGGTGAATGCCTCATCAAGGGCAACATCAGCCGCAAGAAGGAGAAGATCTACCACGTCCCCGGCCAGCGTCACTACGAGGAGACGCAGATCGACGAATACAACGGCGAGATGTGGTTCTGCACCGAGCAGGAGGCCCGCGACGCAGGCTGGCGCAAGTCGAAGCGCTAA
- a CDS encoding LacI family DNA-binding transcriptional regulator — protein MAKAAGIREVAEAAGVSIGTVSNVVNRPELVSAQMLARVQATMAQLGFVRNDLARQMKMGGGTTLGAIVLNIGNPFFADLAHALELAAEERGYISVLASSNQSPERENRYIDLFEGQRVEGMIVAPIAGITERIHRLHRSGMPFVLFGYPSDEVSDFCTVEMDGDVGAYRGIEHLIACGRRDLAFVGGPRRQVRDRWQGALRAAAENGVRLRTLETTDQTMQEGARLGDHIASLPPEERPDGIFAANDLLAMGIMQSLLLARDISIPGDIALMGYDDVSYAPHLSVALTTMRQDVDQMARAAVDLLLTEREEGVQHEHRRVVLTPDLVLRDSTGPLA, from the coding sequence ATGGCCAAGGCAGCGGGCATCCGGGAGGTGGCCGAAGCAGCCGGCGTGTCGATCGGTACGGTCTCGAACGTCGTCAACAGGCCCGAGCTGGTCTCGGCGCAGATGTTGGCGCGCGTGCAGGCGACCATGGCGCAGCTCGGCTTCGTCCGCAACGACCTGGCCCGCCAGATGAAGATGGGCGGCGGCACCACGTTGGGAGCCATCGTCCTCAACATCGGCAACCCGTTCTTCGCCGACCTGGCCCACGCCCTCGAACTCGCCGCCGAGGAACGCGGCTACATCTCGGTTCTCGCCAGCAGCAACCAGTCGCCGGAGCGGGAGAACCGCTACATCGACCTGTTCGAGGGGCAGCGGGTGGAGGGCATGATCGTGGCGCCCATCGCCGGCATCACCGAGCGGATCCACCGGCTGCACCGCAGCGGCATGCCGTTCGTGCTCTTCGGGTACCCGAGCGACGAGGTGTCAGACTTCTGCACCGTCGAGATGGACGGCGACGTCGGCGCCTACCGGGGGATCGAGCACCTCATCGCCTGCGGCCGCCGCGATCTCGCCTTCGTCGGCGGCCCGCGGCGCCAGGTGCGTGACCGCTGGCAGGGCGCGCTCCGGGCCGCGGCCGAGAACGGCGTGCGGCTGCGGACCCTCGAGACGACAGACCAGACCATGCAGGAGGGGGCGCGGCTCGGCGACCATATCGCCTCGCTGCCGCCCGAGGAACGCCCCGACGGCATCTTTGCGGCCAACGACCTGCTCGCGATGGGGATCATGCAGTCGCTGCTGCTCGCCCGCGACATCTCGATCCCCGGCGACATCGCGCTCATGGGCTACGACGACGTCAGCTACGCCCCTCATCTCAGCGTCGCGCTCACCACGATGCGCCAGGACGTCGATCAGATGGCCAGAGCCGCCGTCGATCTGCTGCTGACCGAGCGCGAGGAGGGCGTGCAGCACGAGCACCGCCGCGTGGTCCTCACCCCTGACCTCGTCCTCCGGGACAGCACGGGCCCGCTGGCCTGA
- a CDS encoding TetR/AcrR family transcriptional regulator has translation MTAPVNPRHDPARRDRIIDACLDVIVAHGVAGTSARRVATEAGVPLGSVSYHFEGMDDLLHEALRRFADSVADRFTARLTAATTPAEARAAVAETIGADVFVAHRDLVLTTELYALAAREPRYRALTNGWMTRSRAALERHFDPVTARLLDAMVEGLTLHAALDVEPADPAVARAALERLIPG, from the coding sequence ATGACCGCACCGGTCAACCCCCGCCACGACCCCGCCCGTCGCGACCGGATCATCGACGCCTGCCTCGACGTCATCGTCGCCCACGGGGTGGCGGGCACGTCGGCCAGACGGGTCGCCACCGAGGCCGGGGTGCCGCTGGGCTCCGTCAGCTACCACTTCGAGGGCATGGACGACCTCCTCCACGAGGCGCTGCGGCGGTTCGCCGACTCGGTGGCCGACCGGTTCACCGCGCGGCTGACGGCGGCGACGACGCCGGCCGAGGCGAGGGCCGCGGTGGCCGAGACGATCGGCGCCGACGTGTTCGTGGCCCACCGGGACCTGGTGCTGACGACTGAGCTGTACGCGCTGGCCGCCCGCGAACCCCGCTACCGGGCCCTCACCAACGGGTGGATGACGCGAAGCCGCGCGGCCCTCGAACGACACTTCGATCCCGTCACCGCCCGGCTGCTCGACGCCATGGTGGAGGGCCTGACGCTCCACGCGGCCCTCGATGTGGAACCCGCGGATCCGGCGGTAGCCCGCGCGGCGCTGGAACGCCTGATCCCGGGCTGA
- a CDS encoding DapH/DapD/GlmU-related protein — MAADYFAGDPRTNWDRMRDGDDYIADDPRIFEATNRAAQLAARFEQEVLAGDDAVARATLVDLLGSLGDNVWLGGGVIVCPGVTIGDDSVIGAGSVVTRDIPAGVIAVGNPARVLRSL; from the coding sequence ATGGCTGCTGACTACTTCGCGGGCGATCCCCGCACCAACTGGGACCGGATGCGCGACGGCGACGACTACATCGCCGACGACCCCCGCATCTTCGAGGCGACTAACCGTGCCGCACAGCTCGCGGCCCGGTTCGAGCAGGAGGTCCTGGCCGGCGACGACGCCGTCGCACGCGCCACCCTCGTCGACCTGCTCGGCTCGCTCGGCGACAACGTCTGGCTGGGCGGCGGCGTCATCGTCTGCCCCGGCGTCACGATCGGCGACGACTCGGTCATCGGCGCCGGGTCCGTCGTGACCCGCGACATCCCGGCCGGCGTCATCGCCGTCGGCAACCCTGCCCGGGTGCTGCGGAGCCTCTGA
- a CDS encoding MFS transporter: MAALVLIAIGGTVVEDAGNSWATLYLGTLGAAPALAALGFIALVGAQFVGRMVGDRLVDRFGQRAVARAGGLIAAIGMGLALAFPTVPGTLVGFAAAGFGVATLVPAAMHAADELPGLRHGTGLMVVSWLMRLGFLLSPPLVGLIADQAGLRVGLLSIPVAGLLVALLAGVLERRRRQTVGG; this comes from the coding sequence ATGGCGGCGCTCGTGCTGATCGCCATCGGGGGCACCGTCGTCGAGGACGCGGGAAACTCGTGGGCCACCTTGTACCTCGGCACGCTGGGTGCCGCCCCGGCCCTGGCCGCACTCGGTTTCATCGCTCTGGTGGGTGCGCAGTTCGTGGGGCGCATGGTCGGCGACCGTCTGGTCGACCGCTTCGGTCAGCGCGCCGTCGCCCGGGCCGGGGGTCTCATCGCGGCCATCGGCATGGGTCTGGCTCTGGCCTTCCCGACCGTGCCCGGCACCCTCGTCGGGTTCGCCGCGGCCGGTTTCGGCGTCGCGACGCTCGTTCCGGCGGCGATGCACGCCGCCGACGAACTGCCGGGGCTCCGCCACGGCACTGGCCTCATGGTGGTCAGCTGGCTGATGCGGCTGGGGTTCCTGCTGTCGCCGCCCCTGGTCGGGCTGATCGCGGACCAGGCCGGGCTCCGGGTCGGGCTGCTCAGTATCCCCGTCGCCGGCCTCCTGGTCGCGCTCCTGGCCGGTGTCCTCGAGCGACGCCGTCGGCAGACCGTAGGGGGTTGA
- a CDS encoding patatin-like phospholipase family protein codes for MAGKGWFGLPFFSLTPRPEVVSCVLSGGGSRASFQLGALDYLYRHDEHFTPTIFVGTSAGSILASALAQGGDTAAQQAFLGRLREVWDGMVGPDDMFTPRPWYDRLTTDGPEWLEIVQSARPEQKPVAPPRPRTPILPFLRPAQPSPASPETPPRALDPLELALTPDSEEEHRSEWSLASLAGVASHLGRLPRLGSDLNTIAHGLEHTKSMYRPGPVLVKLLDEETFAPDRVRASGMTLRIAMVALESGELHYMTEAGTLVDRNNEPLGPTARNLTVGILASCSIPAVFRPVPIGDETYVDGGVRENLPAELAIGHLGAERNYIVSSQSSGVHRRASMADSDLFSIIMRSTEILIDEAGRDELAYAHSAGSIVIFPELSVHDAMTVDPALIAINEAYGWLRAAEQHLGLSEGAEARHRRIIEARIRALQHENAYLANPEPDRRLIRALRSAKVEVRDAVRSAASIPLPPGAEDWWRTWEKRAVAPTEAPPWLEDLG; via the coding sequence ATGGCAGGCAAGGGTTGGTTTGGACTCCCGTTCTTCTCACTGACGCCGCGCCCTGAGGTCGTGTCCTGCGTCCTTTCCGGCGGCGGCTCCCGCGCCAGCTTCCAGCTGGGCGCCCTCGACTACCTCTACCGGCACGACGAACACTTCACTCCCACGATCTTCGTGGGCACGTCGGCCGGCTCAATCCTCGCCTCGGCCCTCGCGCAGGGCGGCGACACCGCCGCTCAGCAGGCGTTCCTCGGCCGGCTCCGCGAGGTGTGGGACGGCATGGTCGGGCCCGACGACATGTTCACCCCCCGCCCTTGGTACGACCGGCTGACGACCGACGGGCCGGAATGGCTGGAGATCGTCCAGTCGGCCCGCCCCGAGCAGAAGCCGGTCGCGCCGCCGCGGCCGCGGACCCCGATCCTGCCGTTCCTGCGCCCCGCCCAGCCGTCACCGGCCAGCCCGGAGACCCCGCCCAGGGCCCTCGACCCGCTCGAGTTGGCGCTGACGCCGGACAGTGAGGAGGAGCACCGTTCGGAGTGGTCGCTGGCCTCGCTGGCAGGGGTCGCGTCGCATCTGGGGCGCCTCCCCCGGCTGGGCAGCGACCTCAACACCATCGCGCACGGCCTCGAGCACACGAAGTCGATGTACCGTCCGGGTCCGGTGCTGGTGAAGCTGCTGGACGAGGAGACCTTCGCCCCGGACAGGGTCCGCGCGTCCGGAATGACGCTGCGGATCGCCATGGTCGCGCTCGAGTCGGGCGAACTGCACTACATGACGGAGGCGGGCACGCTCGTCGACCGCAACAACGAGCCGCTCGGCCCCACCGCTCGCAACCTGACGGTCGGCATCCTCGCGTCCTGCTCGATCCCGGCGGTGTTTCGCCCCGTGCCGATCGGCGACGAGACGTATGTCGACGGCGGCGTGCGGGAGAACCTCCCCGCCGAACTGGCGATCGGACACCTGGGCGCGGAGCGCAACTACATCGTGAGTTCCCAGTCGAGCGGCGTCCACCGCCGGGCCTCCATGGCGGACTCCGACCTGTTCAGCATCATCATGCGCTCCACCGAGATCCTCATCGACGAGGCCGGGCGCGACGAACTGGCCTACGCCCACTCTGCCGGCTCGATCGTGATCTTCCCCGAACTCAGCGTGCACGACGCGATGACTGTCGACCCTGCGCTCATCGCGATCAACGAGGCGTACGGCTGGCTCCGGGCCGCCGAGCAGCACCTCGGCCTGAGCGAGGGCGCCGAGGCGCGCCACCGGCGCATCATCGAGGCCCGCATCCGAGCCCTGCAACACGAGAACGCGTACCTTGCGAACCCCGAACCGGACCGTCGCCTGATCCGGGCGCTGCGCAGCGCCAAGGTCGAGGTCCGCGACGCCGTCCGGTCGGCGGCCTCCATCCCGCTGCCCCCCGGCGCCGAGGACTGGTGGCGCACCTGGGAGAAGCGGGCGGTCGCCCCGACCGAGGCGCCGCCGTGGCTCGAGGATCTCGGCTGA
- a CDS encoding pentapeptide repeat-containing protein has translation MDIELQDLLEDGDGYIEGVDAGGVSFGGPEWHGLRILDSRFVDADLDGAKLTGCGLVDVRFEGARASEVAMVKSSLQDVTIAGSRIGAAQAYGGRWTRVRIDGGKIDYLNLRGASINRLEIDRAVVGELDLSEAKVEVLNFVGATVGKVILTGASMKRVDLRGAQLQGLESDPTSLKGVILSGEQVTDLAPVLADILGIKVV, from the coding sequence ATGGACATCGAGCTGCAGGACCTGCTGGAAGACGGAGACGGCTACATCGAGGGCGTCGATGCCGGTGGCGTCTCCTTCGGCGGGCCCGAGTGGCACGGGCTGCGGATCCTGGACAGCCGTTTCGTCGATGCCGATCTGGACGGCGCGAAGCTGACCGGCTGTGGGCTGGTCGACGTCCGCTTCGAGGGCGCACGGGCGAGCGAGGTGGCGATGGTCAAGTCGTCGCTGCAGGACGTCACGATCGCCGGTTCCCGGATCGGAGCGGCACAGGCCTATGGCGGCCGGTGGACCAGGGTGCGGATCGACGGCGGGAAGATCGACTACCTGAACCTCCGCGGCGCGAGCATCAACAGGCTGGAGATCGACCGGGCCGTCGTCGGGGAACTCGACCTGTCCGAGGCGAAGGTCGAGGTGCTGAACTTCGTCGGGGCGACGGTGGGCAAGGTCATCCTCACGGGGGCTTCCATGAAGCGCGTCGACCTCCGGGGAGCCCAGTTGCAGGGTCTCGAGTCGGACCCGACCAGCCTGAAGGGCGTCATCCTGAGCGGGGAGCAGGTCACCGACCTCGCTCCCGTCCTGGCGGACATCCTGGGGATCAAGGTGGTCTGA
- a CDS encoding type I restriction enzyme subunit R domain-containing protein, whose protein sequence is MQQAIEEGFILDVLTNYTPYKVAWQLQHPGQDYDGPGEVDESTAVKALVRYVRLHPTNISQKAKIVVDHFRTFVAPLLDGKAKAMVVTGSRKEAVRWKKYLDRYLDDDHIAGIKSLVAFSGTVDDPEDVGDGLTEKTQNPDLWTSDLAEAFRPSVYNVMIVAEKFQTGFDQPRLVAMYVDKKLGGVQAVQTLSRLNRTHPGKDKTFVLDFVNEPEAILDAFLPYYGQATLTATTDPNLAYDLKSKLEAAGIYDWTEVERAYDAALTGGPNANSALTAATAPAVDRFTKRWQQAFVDDDGAAADELKLFKSDAGGFVKFYDFVSQARNLEDTDLPRLHFFLRRILPQLSTATFEEPVDVSQVSLTGYSITKGDALKLTLEQGPGLDPITAIGSGAIHEKHRSALEEIIEKLNERFGDKYGKGVVAGTMSNIVFNLAHDETLASQAMANTPQQFSESPALPKAFMDAVLSVNDNTPQIIVDIFNDEALFAELSRALPAMLYEHLHARS, encoded by the coding sequence ATGCAGCAGGCCATCGAGGAGGGGTTCATCCTCGATGTGCTGACCAACTACACCCCCTACAAGGTGGCCTGGCAGCTGCAGCACCCCGGGCAGGACTACGACGGGCCCGGCGAGGTCGACGAGTCCACGGCCGTCAAGGCTCTGGTGCGCTACGTCCGGCTCCACCCGACGAACATCTCGCAGAAGGCGAAGATCGTCGTCGACCACTTCCGCACCTTCGTGGCTCCCCTCCTCGACGGCAAGGCCAAGGCCATGGTGGTCACAGGCTCCCGCAAGGAGGCTGTCCGATGGAAGAAGTACCTCGACCGCTACCTCGACGACGACCACATCGCCGGCATCAAGTCGCTGGTGGCGTTCTCCGGCACCGTCGACGACCCTGAGGACGTCGGCGATGGCCTGACGGAGAAGACGCAGAACCCGGACCTGTGGACGTCCGACCTGGCTGAGGCGTTCCGACCGTCGGTCTACAACGTGATGATCGTTGCCGAGAAGTTCCAGACCGGGTTCGACCAGCCTCGTCTGGTGGCGATGTACGTCGACAAGAAGCTCGGCGGAGTCCAGGCCGTCCAGACGCTGTCGCGGCTGAACCGGACCCACCCGGGCAAGGACAAGACGTTCGTGCTCGACTTCGTCAACGAGCCGGAGGCGATCCTCGACGCGTTCCTGCCGTACTACGGACAGGCCACCCTCACAGCGACGACCGACCCGAACCTCGCCTACGACCTGAAGAGCAAGCTGGAGGCGGCCGGCATCTACGACTGGACCGAGGTCGAGCGGGCCTATGACGCGGCGCTGACCGGCGGCCCCAACGCCAACAGTGCGCTGACCGCAGCCACCGCGCCCGCCGTCGACCGCTTCACCAAACGCTGGCAGCAGGCGTTCGTCGATGACGACGGCGCCGCGGCGGACGAGCTGAAGCTGTTCAAGTCCGATGCTGGCGGTTTCGTGAAGTTCTACGACTTCGTCTCGCAGGCCAGGAACCTTGAGGACACCGACCTGCCCCGGCTGCACTTCTTCCTCCGCCGGATCCTGCCGCAACTCAGCACCGCCACCTTCGAGGAGCCCGTCGACGTCTCCCAGGTCAGCCTCACCGGCTACAGCATCACCAAGGGTGACGCGCTGAAGCTCACGCTCGAGCAGGGCCCGGGCCTTGATCCGATCACCGCCATCGGATCCGGCGCCATCCACGAGAAGCACCGCAGCGCCCTCGAGGAGATCATCGAGAAGCTCAACGAACGCTTCGGAGACAAGTACGGCAAGGGTGTCGTCGCCGGCACGATGTCGAACATCGTGTTCAACCTCGCCCACGACGAGACACTCGCCAGCCAGGCCATGGCCAACACCCCGCAGCAGTTCAGCGAGTCACCGGCCCTGCCGAAGGCGTTCATGGACGCTGTGCTGAGCGTCAACGACAACACCCCACAGATCATCGTCGACATCTTCAACGACGAGGCCCTGTTCGCCGAGCTGTCGAGGGCGCTGCCCGCCATGCTGTACGAGCACCTGCACGCGAGGAGCTAG
- a CDS encoding DEAD/DEAH box helicase family protein — translation MKLRMAQFRPATSINPDTLAAYAKMRLRVMRQVHYSAKHPHKALDLVLFINGIPVATVELKTDFTQPLANATKQYQFDRNPAGEPLFALGQRALVHFAVSNSEVAMTTRLAGAKTRFLPFNRGSGQGSGNPLNPDGSAASYFWEETLQRDNWLRILGSFMHTQVETEVDHDTGAKTLQKKILFPRYHQWRAVTRLVEHARAHGQGQRYLIQHSAGSGKTNSIAWLAHQLSQLHDQDNAKVFDTVVVVTDRTVLDKQLQDAIAQFEHHRGVVRSITRADGGSKSAELAAALTGGKQIVIVTIQTFEALITLINTSKELSGRRFAVIADEAHSSQTGSTAGALAKVLSPTSSPRWPTARRWTPRRTSSGRWKSPLMPRTSPTSPSRQPRRRRRSSCSDGFPTAAPSRSRSTCIRCSRPSRRGSSSMC, via the coding sequence GTGAAGCTGCGGATGGCGCAGTTCCGGCCGGCCACGTCGATCAACCCGGACACCCTCGCCGCCTACGCGAAGATGCGGCTGCGGGTGATGCGCCAGGTTCACTACTCCGCCAAGCATCCCCACAAGGCTCTCGATCTGGTCCTGTTCATCAACGGGATCCCCGTCGCCACAGTGGAACTGAAGACCGACTTCACGCAGCCGCTTGCCAACGCCACGAAGCAGTACCAGTTCGACCGCAACCCCGCGGGCGAGCCGCTGTTCGCGCTCGGTCAGCGAGCCCTCGTGCACTTCGCGGTGTCGAACTCCGAGGTCGCGATGACCACGAGGCTCGCCGGCGCGAAGACCCGGTTCCTGCCTTTCAACCGTGGCAGCGGTCAGGGCAGCGGCAACCCGCTGAACCCGGACGGCTCGGCGGCCTCGTACTTCTGGGAGGAAACCCTGCAGCGCGACAACTGGCTGCGGATCCTCGGATCCTTCATGCACACGCAGGTCGAGACCGAGGTCGACCACGACACGGGCGCCAAGACTCTCCAGAAGAAGATCCTGTTCCCGCGCTACCACCAGTGGCGCGCCGTCACCCGTCTCGTCGAGCACGCCCGCGCTCACGGCCAGGGCCAGCGCTACCTGATCCAGCATTCGGCCGGCTCGGGCAAGACCAACTCGATCGCCTGGCTGGCCCACCAGCTCTCCCAGCTCCACGACCAGGACAACGCGAAGGTGTTCGACACCGTCGTGGTGGTCACCGACCGCACCGTGCTCGACAAGCAGCTGCAGGACGCGATCGCCCAGTTCGAGCACCACAGGGGCGTGGTCAGGTCCATCACCCGCGCCGATGGCGGCTCCAAGTCCGCCGAGCTGGCGGCCGCCCTGACCGGCGGCAAGCAGATCGTCATCGTCACCATCCAGACCTTCGAGGCGCTGATCACCCTCATCAACACCTCCAAGGAGCTGTCCGGCCGACGCTTCGCGGTGATCGCCGACGAGGCGCACTCCTCGCAGACCGGCTCCACCGCCGGTGCGCTGGCCAAGGTCCTCTCCCCGACGAGCTCGCCGCGGTGGCCGACGGCGCGGAGGTGGACGCCGAGGCGTACCTCCAGTGGGCGATGGAAGTCACCGCTCATGCCCCGAACATCTCCTACTTCGCCTTCACGGCAACCCCGAAGGCGAAGACGCTCGAGTTGTTCGGACGGATTCCCGACGGCGGCACCCTCCCGGAGCCGTTCGACCTGTATTCGATGCAGCAGGCCATCGAGGAGGGGTTCATCCTCGATGTGCTGA
- a CDS encoding restriction endonuclease subunit S has protein sequence MSISHASQPTHWRQTTFGRFARVMNGADYSAVEVETGGYPVFGSGGEFRRASDYLFDGESVLFGRKGTVDKPLYVNGRFWTVDTMFYSHINERALLPRFAFYWATTLPYGAWATDTALPSMTSAAIKAAPISLPPLPERRAIADFLDRETAQIDAFIAKNEELIALLTERRAATVSRSVTRGIDALAAMVEDQSLPVTIFPSHWSVDRFSRVARVTGGLLAPSDPRFNDLPLIAPNHVESDTGRLREIVAASEQSAISGKYPVRKGQVVYSKIRPALAKVIVAPENCLCSADMYAIEGISPKTLDNRFLKWQMLSKWFTEWAAERSMRVAIPKLNRDTLASAPILIPPLQEQRAIVDYIEQAAAKIDAAMAAARRATDLARERRAALISAAVTGKIDVGAHA, from the coding sequence GTGAGCATCAGCCACGCTTCGCAACCCACACACTGGCGGCAAACAACGTTCGGGCGGTTCGCGAGAGTGATGAACGGGGCCGACTACTCGGCCGTTGAGGTTGAAACGGGCGGATATCCCGTGTTCGGATCTGGCGGAGAGTTCCGACGAGCATCCGACTACCTCTTCGATGGCGAGTCGGTGCTCTTCGGACGGAAAGGGACAGTCGACAAGCCGCTCTATGTCAATGGCCGCTTCTGGACCGTCGACACAATGTTCTATTCCCACATCAACGAGCGAGCTCTCCTGCCCCGATTCGCCTTCTATTGGGCAACCACGTTGCCCTACGGGGCATGGGCCACGGACACAGCTCTCCCAAGCATGACCTCCGCGGCCATCAAGGCGGCGCCGATCTCCCTCCCCCCATTGCCTGAGCGGCGAGCGATTGCGGACTTCCTGGATCGGGAGACGGCGCAGATCGACGCGTTCATCGCGAAGAACGAGGAACTCATCGCCCTCCTCACCGAGCGCCGCGCCGCCACGGTTTCGCGCTCCGTGACACGTGGGATCGATGCCTTGGCCGCGATGGTCGAGGACCAAAGCCTACCCGTCACGATATTCCCGTCACATTGGTCAGTTGATCGATTCTCCCGAGTTGCACGGGTGACGGGCGGTCTGCTGGCGCCGAGTGACCCACGCTTCAATGACCTGCCTCTCATCGCTCCCAACCATGTAGAATCGGACACCGGTCGATTGCGAGAAATTGTCGCCGCCAGCGAGCAGTCAGCCATAAGCGGGAAATATCCGGTCAGGAAGGGGCAAGTAGTTTACTCGAAGATCCGCCCCGCCTTGGCGAAGGTCATTGTGGCACCCGAGAATTGCCTCTGCAGCGCAGATATGTACGCAATCGAGGGAATATCCCCCAAGACCCTCGACAACCGCTTTCTCAAATGGCAAATGTTGTCAAAATGGTTCACGGAGTGGGCCGCAGAGCGCTCGATGCGTGTAGCGATACCGAAGTTGAACCGCGACACACTTGCATCAGCCCCCATTCTCATACCTCCATTGCAAGAACAGCGAGCGATCGTCGATTACATCGAGCAGGCTGCAGCCAAAATCGATGCAGCCATGGCTGCCGCCCGGCGCGCCACCGACCTCGCCCGTGAGCGCCGAGCCGCCCTCATCTCAGCCGCCGTCACCGGAAAGATCGACGTAGGAGCACACGCATGA
- a CDS encoding sulfatase/phosphatase domain-containing protein, with protein MEVLSDFGLRENTAVLFVSDHGDMMGDPYFYRKTVGYEGSARVPFLVRLPGGRAVRPRVDEVVELRDIMPTVLDFAGVPIPAGVDGVSVLPLMQDAEVTWRSEIHGEHVAEVLGNQSMHWVTDGRRKFIWFSGSGMEQFFDLDGDPTESRNLIHQPDRAEEVAGWRNRLVAHLDGREEGFVSDGRLVADRPVQTEMSWVRALLG; from the coding sequence ATGGAGGTGCTGAGCGATTTCGGACTCCGCGAGAACACGGCGGTGCTCTTCGTCTCCGACCACGGCGACATGATGGGCGACCCCTATTTCTACCGCAAGACGGTCGGGTACGAGGGCAGCGCCCGCGTGCCGTTCCTCGTCCGCCTGCCCGGGGGCCGAGCGGTTCGTCCGAGGGTGGATGAGGTGGTCGAGTTACGAGACATCATGCCCACGGTCCTCGACTTCGCTGGGGTGCCCATCCCTGCAGGCGTTGACGGCGTCAGCGTGCTGCCGCTGATGCAGGACGCAGAAGTGACGTGGCGCTCGGAAATCCACGGTGAACACGTCGCGGAGGTCTTAGGCAACCAGTCGATGCATTGGGTCACAGACGGCAGGAGGAAGTTCATCTGGTTCTCCGGCTCCGGCATGGAGCAGTTCTTCGACCTGGACGGCGATCCCACGGAATCGCGGAACCTGATCCACCAGCCGGACCGGGCCGAAGAGGTCGCGGGCTGGAGGAACAGGCTCGTGGCGCATCTGGATGGCCGGGAGGAGGGGTTCGTCAGCGACGGCAGACTCGTCGCCGACCGGCCGGTCCAGACCGAGATGTCGTGGGTCCGGGCACTCCTGGGCTGA